The following DNA comes from Candidatus Baltobacteraceae bacterium.
CGGATCCCGCCAATTCCGCGATTGCGAAACTCGTCGCGGTCAGTTGCATCCAGGATCCGAGGTTCGATACGAGCAGTCCGATCCACAGCAGCCGAAAGTCGCGAAAGCGCAGCGAAGCGAAGATCGAGAGTTGGCGCCGCGGGACCGGCCGTTCGAGCGTCGATCGCGGCGCCCTATTCACCGCGCAGTTCCACGGCGCGCACCACCAGCGCGGCGGCACCGTCGGGGCCGAAGGTCGACGTATCCAGGGCGAGATCGTAATGGGCCGGGTTGCCCCACTCCATCTCGTAGTAGTGACGCATATACTCGCCGCGCCGGCGGTCGATGCGATCGACTTCGTCCGACGCCGTTTTCTCATCGACGTCGTGCCCGCTCATGATCTGGTGAATCCGCCAGTCGCGCGGAGCGTACACGTAGACGCGGATCACGTCCGGCCGCCTGCCCAGAATGGCGCTCCCGCCGTGCCCCACGATCACACAGTTGCCGCGCGCCGCATAGTCGCGCACGGCTTGCTGCACCTCGCGCGCGCACTCCTCATCGAAGCTCGGGCCGCCTTGCGACGCGTCGACTTCGGGCGTTCCGAGTTCCAGCACGCGTAACACGCGCTCCGCGACCGAAGCGCTGGCCGATTCGGCGGCGCTGACCGCTTCGCGCGAGATGCCCAGGCGCTTGGCGACGACGGTTGGGAGCTGTTGGTCGACGAATTTGTAGCCGAGACGCTGGGCGACGATTCGCCCGGCGCCGAGGCCGCCCGATCCGTACTGACTGGAGACGGTCACGATCACAAGCGCCATATTCCCTCCGAGGGCCGCAAAGCGCTGCTTAGAGAAGGACCGCCGGGTGCCGATCATCACGACGCGCGACCTGCGCAAGGTCTTTCGTTCCGTCAAGCGCGCGCCCGGCCCGGGCGGCGCGCTGCGAACGCTCTTTTCGCGCGAGTACGAAGAAAAGGTCGCGGTCTCGAACGTCA
Coding sequences within:
- a CDS encoding cytidylate kinase-like family protein produces the protein MALVIVTVSSQYGSGGLGAGRIVAQRLGYKFVDQQLPTVVAKRLGISREAVSAAESASASVAERVLRVLELGTPEVDASQGGPSFDEECAREVQQAVRDYAARGNCVIVGHGGSAILGRRPDVIRVYVYAPRDWRIHQIMSGHDVDEKTASDEVDRIDRRRGEYMRHYYEMEWGNPAHYDLALDTSTFGPDGAAALVVRAVELRGE